One genomic region from Haloterrigena gelatinilytica encodes:
- a CDS encoding DUF460 domain-containing protein has protein sequence MSTRTSALDAVVFGVDIQSGDVRGDAPSYALAVYDGEDVTRDVVTHRKLRRLIDDEEPAIVATDNMYELAADKDQLIHFLGSLPAGTKLVQVTGAEQPEPLSRVAKRHGIPYGKDPMQEAEAAARLAAHNVGHEVSAFTDTTEVKVSRGRSTGSGGWSEDRYTRRIHGSVRKRAREVESELEEANLEYERDVREAYGGFANAVFTVQARPSDIPVSRNRSGDVRVEIERERRDGIEFKPLAKRRDHVIVGIDPGTTTAVAIVSLEGDVLDVWSSRTSDTADVIEWIVERGRPIIVAADVTPMPETVEKFRRSFDAAGWAPDSDLPVDEKQHRTREEPYDNDHQRDAMAAALYAVDAHEDQFDRIAGKLPPGLDRGEVTARVVAGEESVEAVLRDLTDDDSGEEEDSSEHEPRELTEEEKRIKSLERQVERLQSHVERLEGRVEERDERIEELESELTLKRREERTQVRKDREVSRLERKANRLERERDEAREEVDELEAKVERMKALWKLDHSNFSDVSAKKEGLVPVKVVEKFTKGAIREADEQYGLASDDVVYLRDASGAGRSTAELLAGFEPRVILKDGGLSEVADEILFDEEIPVGPADDVAMQEVDELAVAREDDVEAVIDDWHDRAEERRRDRKASMVDQLISEHRAGDNEV, from the coding sequence GTGAGTACGCGAACGAGTGCGCTCGATGCGGTCGTCTTCGGGGTCGACATCCAGAGCGGCGACGTGCGCGGGGACGCCCCGTCGTACGCGCTGGCGGTCTACGACGGCGAGGACGTCACTCGAGACGTCGTCACCCACCGCAAGCTCCGGCGACTGATCGACGACGAGGAGCCGGCGATCGTCGCGACGGACAACATGTACGAGCTGGCCGCGGACAAGGACCAGCTCATCCACTTCCTCGGCTCCCTGCCTGCTGGGACGAAACTCGTCCAAGTGACCGGCGCCGAACAGCCCGAACCGCTCTCCCGAGTCGCGAAACGCCACGGCATTCCCTACGGCAAGGATCCGATGCAGGAGGCCGAGGCCGCGGCGCGGCTGGCCGCTCACAACGTCGGCCACGAGGTCTCGGCCTTCACCGACACGACCGAGGTCAAGGTCTCGAGAGGGCGATCGACCGGCAGCGGCGGCTGGAGCGAGGACCGCTACACCCGTCGCATCCACGGCTCGGTCAGAAAACGGGCCCGCGAGGTCGAGTCCGAACTCGAGGAGGCCAACCTCGAGTACGAGCGGGACGTCCGGGAGGCCTACGGCGGCTTTGCGAACGCGGTCTTCACCGTCCAGGCCCGGCCCAGCGACATCCCCGTCTCCCGAAATCGGTCGGGCGACGTCCGCGTCGAGATCGAGCGCGAGCGCCGCGACGGCATCGAGTTCAAGCCCCTCGCCAAGCGGCGGGATCACGTCATCGTCGGCATCGATCCCGGGACGACGACCGCGGTCGCCATCGTCTCGCTCGAGGGCGACGTACTCGACGTCTGGAGTTCGCGCACCAGCGACACCGCCGACGTGATCGAGTGGATCGTCGAGCGCGGCCGGCCGATCATCGTCGCCGCGGACGTGACGCCGATGCCCGAGACGGTCGAGAAGTTCCGCCGGAGCTTCGACGCCGCGGGCTGGGCCCCCGACAGCGACCTGCCGGTCGACGAGAAACAACACCGCACGCGCGAAGAACCGTACGATAACGACCACCAGCGCGACGCGATGGCCGCCGCGCTGTACGCCGTCGACGCCCACGAGGACCAGTTCGACCGCATCGCCGGCAAACTCCCGCCGGGGCTCGACCGCGGCGAGGTCACCGCCCGCGTCGTCGCCGGCGAGGAGAGCGTCGAGGCCGTCTTGCGGGACCTGACCGACGACGACTCCGGCGAGGAAGAGGACTCTTCCGAGCACGAGCCCCGGGAGCTCACCGAGGAGGAAAAGCGGATCAAGTCCTTAGAGCGGCAGGTCGAGCGCCTCCAATCGCACGTCGAGCGACTCGAGGGCCGCGTCGAGGAGCGCGACGAGCGCATCGAGGAACTCGAGTCGGAGCTCACCCTCAAGCGCCGCGAGGAGCGCACGCAGGTCCGCAAGGACCGCGAGGTGAGCCGTCTGGAGCGCAAGGCCAACCGCTTAGAACGGGAGCGCGACGAGGCCCGCGAGGAGGTCGACGAGCTCGAGGCGAAAGTCGAGCGGATGAAGGCCCTCTGGAAGCTCGACCACTCGAACTTCAGCGACGTCTCGGCGAAGAAGGAAGGGCTCGTCCCGGTGAAGGTCGTCGAGAAGTTCACCAAGGGCGCGATCCGCGAGGCCGACGAGCAGTACGGGCTCGCCTCCGACGACGTCGTCTACCTGCGGGACGCCAGCGGCGCCGGCCGCTCGACGGCCGAACTACTCGCGGGGTTCGAACCGCGGGTGATCCTGAAAGACGGCGGGCTCTCGGAGGTCGCCGACGAAATCCTCTTCGACGAGGAGATTCCGGTCGGTCCCGCCGACGACGTCGCCATGCAGGAGGTCGACGAACTCGCCGTCGCCCGCGAGGACGACGTCGAGGCCGTCATCGACGACTGGCACGACCGCGCCGAGGAGCGCCGGCGCGACCGAAAGGCGTCGATGGTCGACCAGCTCATCAGCGAACACCGCGCCGGCGACAACGAGGTCTGA
- the corA gene encoding magnesium/cobalt transporter CorA: MIEAVIGRRDGTVRTTTAEDVGDLTALRESDDLTWIDATDGDAGDLERLADAFDVHSLSVDDVAAGGRTKVEEFDAYTLVRVNVIDAGADAASGPTDDLRGTTLGLFIGANWLVTYAAEPVAAVDTVRAAVERNRNAASVRDRGADFLASRVVAELVEEYFDVLNEIEGRLERIEEAVIGDPSEATLHEINDVRRDLLAFRRLLWPTREAVAMLALSDVDHVRERTRKYYRDVYEELVELVELTETYRDLATGSRDVYLNALAMSTNDVMKKLTVVATIVLPLTFVAGVYGMNFGGSPYNMPELGWRFGYPAAMLGMAAVAALLVAYFRQEGWL; encoded by the coding sequence ATGATCGAGGCGGTGATCGGACGGCGAGACGGGACGGTGCGGACGACGACCGCGGAGGACGTCGGCGACCTGACGGCGCTCCGAGAGTCCGACGACCTCACCTGGATCGACGCGACCGACGGCGACGCGGGCGACCTCGAGCGGCTCGCCGACGCCTTCGACGTCCACTCGCTGTCGGTCGACGACGTCGCTGCCGGCGGCCGGACGAAAGTCGAGGAGTTCGACGCCTATACCCTCGTCCGAGTGAACGTCATCGACGCGGGCGCGGACGCCGCGAGCGGGCCGACCGACGACCTCCGGGGGACGACCCTCGGACTGTTCATCGGGGCGAACTGGCTGGTGACCTACGCGGCCGAACCCGTTGCGGCCGTCGATACCGTCCGCGCGGCGGTCGAACGCAACCGAAACGCCGCGTCCGTCCGCGACCGCGGCGCCGACTTCCTCGCCTCCCGCGTCGTCGCGGAACTCGTCGAGGAGTACTTCGACGTGCTCAACGAGATCGAGGGGCGACTCGAGCGCATCGAGGAGGCCGTGATCGGCGACCCGTCGGAGGCGACGCTCCACGAGATCAACGACGTGCGCCGGGACCTGTTGGCCTTCCGTCGGCTGCTCTGGCCGACGCGGGAGGCCGTGGCGATGCTCGCGCTGAGCGACGTCGACCACGTTCGCGAACGGACCCGCAAGTACTACCGGGACGTCTACGAGGAACTCGTCGAACTGGTCGAACTGACGGAGACGTACCGCGATCTCGCGACCGGCTCGCGGGACGTCTACCTCAACGCGCTCGCGATGTCGACCAACGACGTAATGAAGAAACTGACCGTCGTCGCGACGATCGTCCTCCCGCTGACGTTCGTCGCGGGCGTCTACGGCATGAACTTCGGAGGCAGTCCGTACAACATGCCCGAACTCGGCTGGCGGTTCGGCTACCCGGCGGCGATGCTCGGCATGGCCGCCGTCGCCGCACTCCTGGTCGCGTACTTCCGACAGGAGGGGTGGCTGTGA
- the rnz gene encoding ribonuclease Z yields the protein MPLRVTFLGTAGAIPTTERNPSAIFVAREGEELLFDAGEGTQRQMMRFGTGFSVSHLFVTHLHGDHVLGIPGLLQTMDFNDREEPLAIHTPSGTRRELKGLVNALGNRPSFPVRINEVGDGDVAYRADEYEVRAFATDHDARSVGYALVEDDRKGRFDRERAEELGVPVGPKFSKLHEGESVELEDGTVVDPDQVVGDPRPGRAIVYTGDTRPAAATVEAADEPDLLIHDATFADDRADRAAETAHSTARQAAEIANRAGADRLALMHLSSRYAGRTDAHLEQAREVFAGDETDAFVPDDGQALEIPFPDD from the coding sequence ATGCCACTGCGCGTGACGTTTCTGGGGACGGCCGGTGCGATCCCGACGACCGAGCGGAATCCGAGCGCGATCTTCGTCGCTCGAGAGGGCGAGGAGCTGCTGTTCGACGCCGGCGAGGGGACCCAGCGCCAGATGATGCGCTTCGGCACGGGGTTCTCCGTCTCGCACCTGTTCGTCACGCACCTCCACGGCGATCACGTCCTCGGGATTCCCGGGCTGCTCCAGACGATGGACTTCAACGACCGCGAGGAGCCGCTGGCGATCCACACGCCCAGCGGGACGCGCCGCGAACTGAAGGGACTGGTCAACGCCCTCGGCAACCGCCCCTCGTTTCCCGTCCGGATCAACGAGGTCGGCGACGGCGACGTGGCCTACCGCGCCGACGAGTACGAGGTCCGCGCGTTCGCGACCGACCACGACGCCCGCTCGGTCGGCTACGCGCTCGTCGAGGACGACCGCAAGGGTCGGTTCGATCGCGAACGCGCCGAGGAGCTGGGGGTGCCCGTGGGACCGAAGTTCTCGAAACTCCACGAGGGCGAGTCCGTCGAACTCGAGGACGGCACCGTCGTCGATCCCGACCAGGTGGTGGGCGACCCTCGTCCCGGACGCGCGATCGTGTACACCGGCGACACCCGGCCCGCGGCGGCGACGGTCGAAGCCGCCGACGAGCCCGACCTGCTGATCCACGACGCCACGTTCGCCGACGATCGGGCCGACCGCGCCGCCGAGACGGCCCACTCGACGGCCCGACAGGCCGCCGAAATCGCGAACCGAGCGGGTGCGGATCGGCTCGCGCTGATGCACCTCTCCTCGCGGTACGCCGGACGGACGGACGCCCACCTCGAGCAGGCCCGCGAGGTCTTCGCGGGCGACGAGACGGACGCGTTCGTTCCCGACGACGGGCAAGCGCTCGAGATCCCGTTCCCGGACGACTGA
- a CDS encoding DUF7282 domain-containing protein, protein MSSGLTFGTIKRVGAILLAIAIVLAAGLVIFQAPAIFGVEEDPQASITFEDQRGDGESVTVDEVSLSEGGFVVVTGSDGETLAVSDYLEAGSHENVTIERNEDAQAELVGQLTATVHRDTNDDENFGYDDSDGEADPPYLEDGYPVSDTATVTGDTTDALDDSFTVESLSAPESATTNETIEITAEIANPTDLGSQQSVELRLDGDVLKQQTLELGAGETGEVSFEIETAGLAPGNRTIGVYTDGHGALDEIELTFHTTPGIEIVNGSDDSVTAAVATPEEGFVAVQDANGTVVGTSEVLSPGEHDNVTVEFDENATVEDDEELTAFVATGDPSDPENATPVEDEGERIETTFTLADVPDGSDDGNESDAGGSE, encoded by the coding sequence ATGAGTTCAGGACTGACGTTCGGTACGATCAAGCGGGTCGGCGCGATCCTGCTCGCGATCGCGATCGTACTCGCGGCGGGGCTCGTCATCTTCCAGGCCCCCGCGATATTCGGCGTCGAGGAGGACCCCCAGGCGTCGATCACGTTCGAAGACCAGCGCGGCGACGGCGAATCGGTCACCGTCGACGAGGTCAGCCTCTCGGAAGGCGGCTTCGTCGTCGTGACCGGCAGCGACGGCGAGACGCTCGCCGTCTCCGACTACCTCGAGGCGGGGTCCCACGAGAACGTGACTATCGAGCGCAACGAGGACGCCCAGGCCGAACTCGTCGGCCAGCTCACGGCGACGGTCCACCGCGACACCAACGACGACGAGAACTTCGGGTACGACGACAGCGACGGCGAAGCGGACCCGCCGTACCTCGAGGACGGCTACCCGGTCTCGGACACGGCGACGGTGACCGGCGACACCACCGACGCGCTCGACGACTCCTTTACGGTCGAGTCGCTCAGCGCGCCGGAGTCGGCGACGACCAACGAGACGATCGAGATCACCGCCGAGATAGCCAATCCGACCGATCTCGGCAGCCAGCAGAGCGTCGAACTGCGACTCGACGGGGACGTCCTCAAGCAACAGACGCTGGAACTGGGGGCCGGCGAGACCGGCGAGGTCTCCTTCGAGATCGAGACCGCCGGCCTCGCACCGGGCAACCGAACCATCGGCGTCTACACCGACGGCCACGGGGCGCTCGACGAGATCGAACTCACGTTCCACACGACGCCCGGAATCGAAATCGTCAACGGGAGCGACGACTCGGTCACGGCCGCGGTCGCGACCCCCGAAGAGGGCTTCGTCGCCGTCCAGGATGCGAACGGCACCGTCGTCGGGACCAGCGAGGTGCTTAGCCCCGGCGAACACGACAACGTCACCGTCGAATTCGACGAGAACGCGACCGTCGAGGACGACGAGGAACTGACCGCGTTCGTCGCGACGGGCGACCCGAGCGACCCCGAGAACGCGACGCCGGTCGAGGACGAGGGCGAGCGCATCGAGACGACGTTCACGCTCGCCGACGTCCCGGACGGGAGCGACGACGGTAACGAGAGCGACGCTGGCGGTAGCGAGTAG
- a CDS encoding AAA family ATPase, translated as MDAPLWTDTHAPELAELPQDDAREYLQRAVDEPINLLLQGPPGSGKTAAARALARDAHADPDNDLIEINVADFFGRTKTEIKNDPRFAQFLVGRSSMSKRDMINHVLKESASYASVSGDYKTVLLDNAEDVREDFQQALRRIMEQHHRTTQFIIATRQPTKLIPPIRSRCFPVPVRAPTSEETVAVLERIVEAEGIEYDADGLEFVAGYANGNLRQAILAAQTTVEDEGELTMQAAYETIGEVGLEDEIEGMLDDAEAGDFTDARKTLDDLLVDEGLDGGEVLDSILGVARKRYQGERLARIHQLAADIEFEMQEGSSDRIHVSHLLAELGRDA; from the coding sequence ATGGACGCGCCGCTGTGGACCGACACCCACGCGCCCGAGCTGGCCGAGTTGCCCCAGGACGACGCCCGCGAGTACCTCCAGCGGGCCGTCGACGAGCCGATCAACCTCCTCCTGCAGGGCCCGCCCGGCAGCGGGAAGACGGCGGCGGCACGCGCGCTCGCTCGAGACGCGCACGCGGATCCGGACAACGACCTGATCGAGATCAACGTCGCCGACTTCTTCGGCCGGACGAAGACCGAGATCAAGAACGATCCCCGGTTCGCCCAGTTCCTCGTCGGTCGCTCCTCGATGTCCAAACGGGACATGATCAACCACGTCTTAAAGGAGTCGGCGAGCTACGCCTCGGTCTCCGGCGACTACAAGACGGTCCTGCTGGACAACGCCGAGGACGTCCGCGAGGACTTCCAGCAGGCGCTGCGCCGGATCATGGAGCAACACCACCGAACGACGCAGTTTATCATCGCCACCCGCCAGCCCACGAAGCTCATCCCGCCGATCCGATCGCGGTGTTTCCCCGTTCCCGTCCGCGCGCCGACGAGCGAGGAGACCGTCGCCGTCTTGGAGCGGATCGTCGAGGCGGAGGGCATCGAGTACGACGCGGACGGCCTCGAGTTCGTCGCCGGCTACGCGAACGGCAACCTCCGGCAGGCGATCCTGGCGGCCCAGACCACCGTCGAGGACGAGGGCGAACTCACGATGCAGGCGGCCTACGAGACCATCGGCGAGGTCGGCCTCGAGGACGAGATCGAGGGGATGTTAGACGACGCCGAGGCCGGCGACTTCACGGACGCCCGCAAGACCTTGGACGACCTGCTGGTCGACGAGGGGTTAGACGGCGGCGAGGTCCTCGATTCGATCCTCGGCGTCGCCCGCAAGCGATACCAGGGCGAGCGGCTGGCCCGCATCCACCAGTTGGCCGCCGACATCGAGTTCGAGATGCAGGAGGGCTCGAGCGACCGCATTCACGTCTCGCACCTGCTCGCCGAACTGGGACGAGACGCATAG
- a CDS encoding acyl-CoA thioesterase — protein MPTVLDTYIKNRYRVQPNHANNNETLHGGNLMKWLDEIGAMSAMRFAGETCVTARVNELDFERPIGIGDTAMVEAFVYDAGRRSVHVGLRAWREEPRTGETERTTESSFTFVAIDEDGSPVPVPELTVDSERGRELRDRMLEAGEAADGD, from the coding sequence ATGCCCACCGTACTCGACACGTACATCAAGAACCGATACCGGGTGCAGCCGAACCACGCGAACAACAACGAGACGCTCCACGGCGGCAACCTCATGAAGTGGCTCGACGAGATCGGCGCGATGTCGGCGATGCGCTTCGCCGGCGAGACCTGCGTCACCGCCCGGGTGAACGAACTCGACTTCGAGCGCCCGATCGGGATCGGCGACACCGCGATGGTCGAGGCCTTCGTCTACGACGCGGGCCGTCGGAGCGTCCACGTCGGACTGCGCGCCTGGCGCGAGGAGCCCAGAACCGGCGAGACCGAGCGGACGACCGAGTCTTCCTTTACCTTCGTCGCGATCGACGAGGACGGGTCGCCGGTTCCGGTACCGGAGCTAACGGTCGACTCCGAACGGGGACGAGAACTCCGGGATCGAATGCTCGAGGCCGGCGAGGCTGCCGACGGCGACTGA
- a CDS encoding hemolysin family protein — protein MALSLLSAVAAAYEVPVVGLELDESMVTILGSVAVLLLIALSAFFSSSEIAMFNLPKHRLEGMVEDGVPGAKLVKSLKNDPHRLLVTILVGNNIVNIAMSSIATAILSLHFGGLVGVLLATFGITALVLLFGESVPKSYAVENADTWSVRIARPLKATEYFLFPLIVLFDYLTRQVNRLIGSTGAIESPYVTRDEIQEMIESGEREGVLEEEEHEMLQRIFRFNNTIVKEVMTPRLDMTAVPKDAGIDEAIETCIQSGHARVPVYEGSLDNVLGVVHIRDLVRDLNYGETEADDLELEDLIQPTLHVPESKNVDELLTEMRENRMHMAIVIDEFGTTEGLVTVEDMIEEIVGEILKSGEDEPIEQLDDRTVIVRGEVNIEDVNEALTIDLPEGQEFETIAGFIFNRAGRLVEEGEEITYDGVRITVETVENTRILKARLRKLEQQPEPAEEPPDEAESDEESVPTE, from the coding sequence ATGGCGTTGTCTCTGCTGTCCGCGGTCGCCGCCGCCTACGAGGTGCCAGTCGTGGGTCTCGAACTCGACGAGTCGATGGTAACAATTCTCGGCAGCGTCGCTGTGCTCCTGCTTATCGCGCTCTCTGCGTTCTTCTCCTCCTCGGAGATCGCGATGTTCAACCTGCCGAAACACCGCCTCGAGGGGATGGTCGAGGACGGCGTTCCGGGCGCGAAACTGGTCAAGTCCCTCAAGAACGACCCCCATCGGCTCCTCGTGACGATCCTCGTCGGCAACAACATCGTCAACATCGCGATGTCCTCGATCGCGACCGCGATCCTCTCGCTGCATTTCGGCGGCCTGGTCGGCGTGTTGCTGGCGACGTTCGGGATCACCGCGCTCGTCCTCCTGTTCGGCGAGAGCGTGCCCAAGTCCTACGCCGTCGAGAACGCCGACACGTGGTCGGTCCGAATCGCCAGACCGCTGAAGGCGACGGAGTACTTCCTGTTTCCGCTGATCGTCCTCTTCGACTACCTCACTCGGCAGGTCAACAGGCTCATCGGCTCGACCGGGGCGATCGAGTCGCCCTACGTCACCCGCGACGAGATCCAGGAGATGATCGAGTCCGGCGAGCGTGAGGGCGTCTTAGAGGAGGAGGAACACGAGATGCTCCAGCGGATCTTCCGCTTCAACAACACCATCGTCAAGGAGGTCATGACGCCTCGCCTCGACATGACCGCGGTCCCCAAGGACGCCGGCATCGACGAGGCCATCGAGACCTGTATCCAGAGCGGCCACGCCCGCGTGCCGGTCTACGAGGGGAGCCTCGACAACGTCCTCGGCGTCGTCCACATTCGCGACCTCGTCCGCGATCTCAACTACGGCGAGACCGAGGCCGACGACCTCGAGCTCGAGGATCTCATCCAGCCGACGCTGCACGTCCCCGAGTCGAAGAACGTCGACGAACTGCTGACCGAGATGCGGGAAAACCGGATGCACATGGCGATCGTCATCGACGAGTTCGGCACCACCGAGGGGCTGGTCACCGTCGAGGACATGATCGAGGAGATCGTCGGTGAGATCTTGAAATCCGGCGAGGACGAACCGATCGAACAGCTCGACGACCGCACCGTCATCGTCCGCGGCGAGGTCAACATCGAGGACGTCAACGAGGCCCTGACGATCGACCTCCCCGAGGGCCAGGAGTTCGAGACCATCGCCGGCTTCATCTTCAATCGCGCGGGCCGACTCGTCGAGGAGGGCGAGGAGATCACTTACGACGGCGTCCGCATCACCGTCGAGACCGTCGAGAACACCCGCATCCTGAAGGCCAGACTGCGGAAGCTCGAGCAGCAACCGGAACCCGCCGAGGAGCCGCCGGACGAAGCGGAGTCCGACGAGGAGTCGGTCCCCACGGAGTAG
- a CDS encoding glutathione S-transferase N-terminal domain-containing protein: METSASAASDAPITFYRLQACPYCERVARLLNEYDLEYRSRFVEPMHSQRDVVKRVAGVRTVPVVVDENTGVTMAESANIVDYLESTYGEGQTAGGDD, from the coding sequence ATGGAAACGTCCGCCAGCGCAGCGAGCGACGCGCCGATCACGTTCTACCGGCTACAGGCGTGTCCGTACTGCGAACGCGTCGCTCGGCTGCTCAACGAGTACGATCTGGAGTACCGGTCGCGGTTCGTCGAACCGATGCACTCGCAGCGCGACGTCGTCAAGCGGGTCGCCGGCGTCCGCACCGTCCCCGTCGTCGTCGACGAGAACACCGGCGTCACGATGGCCGAGAGCGCCAACATCGTCGACTACCTCGAGTCGACCTACGGCGAGGGCCAGACGGCAGGGGGTGACGACTGA
- a CDS encoding redoxin domain-containing protein, which produces MPDFEVTDLGPADHLEAGEEVPDVTRPLVTDEFWEDRSLSDVVADEGRTILVCTPMIGSFAAKYIYDELDERGWFDRADRIVGLTASTPYAVSSFLDDNELPFAIFADPANDVAESLGIAHDLDGMAGISEPRVAVFGLEPDLTIDSAWVSTEWPEFPPYDELESELGLE; this is translated from the coding sequence ATGCCGGACTTCGAGGTCACCGACCTCGGTCCCGCCGATCACCTCGAGGCGGGCGAGGAGGTCCCCGACGTCACGCGGCCGCTGGTCACCGACGAGTTCTGGGAGGACCGCAGCCTCTCCGACGTCGTCGCCGACGAGGGCCGGACGATCCTCGTCTGCACGCCGATGATCGGCTCCTTCGCCGCGAAGTACATCTACGACGAACTCGACGAGCGGGGCTGGTTCGACCGCGCCGACCGAATCGTCGGCCTCACGGCGTCGACGCCGTACGCGGTCTCCTCGTTCCTCGACGACAACGAGTTGCCGTTCGCGATCTTCGCCGACCCGGCCAACGACGTCGCCGAGTCGCTAGGTATCGCCCACGATCTCGACGGGATGGCAGGGATCAGCGAACCGCGGGTCGCCGTCTTCGGGCTCGAGCCGGACCTGACGATCGACAGCGCCTGGGTGTCGACCGAGTGGCCCGAGTTCCCGCCGTACGACGAGCTCGAGTCCGAACTGGGCCTCGAGTAG
- a CDS encoding L-threonylcarbamoyladenylate synthase: MNDDALERAARAIRAGELVVYPTETVYGLGADGLDAGAVERVFEAKGRDRSKPVSVAVPTFETALEEDYVRASDRERAFADEFLPGPVTLLCERTEALPDVLTAGRERVGVRVPDCEPALAFLERAERPVTATSANVSGEPSARRVEDIGQQVLDEAVVLEADDLYESIDETVPSTVVDIEADTIHRRGALADEVEAWLEAN, translated from the coding sequence ATGAACGACGACGCCCTCGAGCGCGCCGCGCGGGCGATCCGCGCGGGCGAACTGGTGGTGTATCCGACCGAGACGGTCTACGGGCTCGGCGCCGACGGACTCGACGCCGGCGCCGTCGAACGCGTCTTCGAGGCCAAGGGACGGGATCGGTCGAAACCGGTCTCCGTCGCCGTGCCGACGTTCGAGACGGCCCTCGAGGAGGACTACGTCCGCGCGAGCGACCGCGAACGCGCGTTCGCCGACGAATTCCTTCCGGGTCCCGTGACGCTGCTCTGCGAGCGCACCGAGGCCCTCCCGGACGTCCTCACGGCCGGTCGCGAACGAGTCGGTGTCCGGGTGCCCGACTGCGAACCGGCGCTCGCGTTCCTCGAGCGCGCCGAGCGACCGGTCACCGCCACGAGCGCCAACGTCAGCGGGGAGCCGAGCGCCCGGCGAGTCGAGGATATCGGCCAACAGGTGCTCGACGAGGCGGTGGTCCTCGAGGCCGACGACCTGTACGAATCGATCGACGAGACGGTCCCGAGCACCGTCGTCGACATCGAGGCCGACACGATCCACCGCCGCGGGGCGCTGGCCGACGAGGTCGAGGCGTGGCTCGAGGCGAACTGA
- a CDS encoding CRISPR-associated protein Cas4, with translation MSRALVPFSDLRTAAYCARKCYYQRTDDDADREPSSSVERIRDLERRYEALLEAPAGTLAAEPIAVEPVQYRERLGATRDRLAAAGHWDRLRDPSERNVYAAGKDCHGVVHKVLDAPLEPVLISAGTPPERGVWESQSVHAVAAAKALAWEHEREIDRAWVEYPAHGVVRSLELTTRRKARYRRALRTVWDLDGPPARTTNRSKCESCEFAAQCGVRTRTLRSLLPGFASE, from the coding sequence GTGTCTCGAGCCCTCGTTCCCTTCAGCGACCTGCGGACGGCCGCCTACTGCGCTCGGAAGTGCTACTACCAGCGGACGGACGACGACGCCGATCGCGAGCCGTCGTCGTCGGTCGAGCGAATTCGGGACCTCGAGCGGCGGTACGAGGCCCTGCTCGAGGCGCCGGCGGGGACGCTCGCGGCCGAACCGATCGCCGTCGAACCCGTGCAGTATCGCGAGCGCCTCGGTGCGACTCGCGACCGTCTCGCCGCGGCCGGCCACTGGGATCGGTTGCGCGACCCGAGCGAACGGAACGTCTACGCCGCCGGGAAGGACTGTCACGGCGTCGTCCACAAGGTGCTCGACGCGCCGCTCGAGCCGGTCCTGATTTCGGCCGGGACGCCGCCCGAACGGGGAGTCTGGGAATCCCAGTCGGTCCACGCCGTCGCGGCCGCGAAGGCGCTGGCCTGGGAGCACGAACGAGAAATCGATCGCGCGTGGGTCGAGTACCCCGCCCACGGCGTCGTTCGCTCCCTCGAGTTGACGACGCGGCGCAAGGCCCGCTACCGACGCGCGCTCCGGACGGTGTGGGACCTCGACGGCCCGCCGGCCCGCACGACGAACCGATCGAAGTGCGAGTCCTGTGAGTTCGCCGCCCAGTGTGGCGTCCGGACCCGAACCCTGCGCTCGCTGTTACCCGGATTCGCTTCGGAATGA
- a CDS encoding conditioned medium-induced protein 4, protein MNDKTEELREIFTDVTDGEETVTESQENSRGSLERDDRSDEERLESVVQQMRERYAFETPLTDDELIAVARGFYDGEDDAAIAADLDVDEETVFEARMSLHLVDEDDADEVDLAAIRDREEDDAALADEYDVSEPQIRRYRRVAAAEDESRAANDRYRDEFDSILADAELSERMTTDVREDGLEDATEGMETDVEF, encoded by the coding sequence ATGAACGACAAAACCGAGGAACTCCGCGAGATCTTCACCGACGTCACCGACGGCGAGGAAACCGTCACCGAATCCCAGGAGAACTCCCGGGGCTCGCTCGAGCGCGACGACCGATCGGACGAAGAGCGCCTCGAGAGCGTCGTCCAGCAGATGCGCGAGCGCTACGCGTTCGAGACGCCGCTGACGGACGACGAGCTCATCGCGGTCGCGCGGGGCTTCTACGACGGCGAGGACGACGCCGCCATCGCCGCCGACCTCGACGTCGACGAGGAGACGGTCTTCGAGGCCCGCATGTCGCTGCACCTCGTGGACGAGGACGACGCCGACGAGGTCGACCTCGCGGCGATCCGCGACCGGGAGGAAGACGACGCCGCGCTCGCCGACGAGTACGACGTCAGCGAGCCCCAGATCCGCCGCTACCGCCGCGTCGCCGCCGCCGAGGACGAATCCCGCGCCGCCAACGACCGCTACCGCGACGAGTTCGACAGCATCCTCGCCGACGCCGAACTCTCGGAACGCATGACCACCGACGTCCGCGAGGACGGCCTCGAGGACGCCACCGAAGGGATGGAGACGGACGTGGAGTTCTAA